The sequence TCCGCAGAAAAAGAGAGGAATCGAAATGTCGTAATTCCATGGCGTTCCGTGCTCGGAACGGTTGTAGAAATTGCCGCCGCCGGGAATTTCCGGCTCGAAAACTATGTACAGATTGCCCGACCTCTTGTGACAATACGAGTTTATTACCCTTGAGGAAATCATATTCAAAAGAAGATTATTCCGCTCTATCTCGGACGATGTATATACGTCGTAAATTCCGTTCTTATTTCTCAGATATTCTTTAAGAAGTATTTCAACGTCTTCTACTTTCAGACCGTTATTTTTAATAGCGTCTTCATTCAAATAAATATTCGGCATAATAATTTCTTCTACGGCGTCGAAATCAACGTTCAACTTATCTTTAACATAATCGTTGCATAACGACTTCAAATTTCCGGAGCGTCTCCGTTCCGGTGTCGAGTTTTTATTTCCGTTCGAAGGGACGAATGAATCTTTTGCTCCGTGGTCTGCGGTCAAGGTAATAAGTACGTTATTCATTCCCGCGTATTTATCGAGGAAGTCGATTAAGCCGGCAATCAGTTTGTCGAGCCTGTATATCTGGTCTTCAAATTCGATCGAAGAATTGCCGAAGTAATGTCCTATTTTATCCGTTGACGAAAATGAAATCGAAATGTAGTCTGTATGTCCGCCTTTGCCAAGGCGGTTTTCCATTATAATAAACTTAGCCAATTCAAAAGTGAGCGAATCACCAAGCGGAGAATTCAGAATTGCCGACGGTTCGGACTGTTTTTCAAAACGCGCCAGACCGAATTTCTCCGTCTGTCTTTTATCCGCATAATTAACGTATTTCTCCGGATCGTAGAGAGGTTTCCATGAATAACCGGAAAAATTATCGAACTTAATCTCGTCGTTAAATTTATTTAGAAAATCGGGGGCTTTATCGTAATAATATGCGCTCGTAATAAATTTTATCGAATCGTCATCCATCCAGAAGGCTTTGCCGAAATGCCCGGCAAGGAAAACCGCTCCCCTGTCCTTTTGAGATACGCCGAAAATTTTTGCATTGCCCGCTTGCGAAATATAAATTTCATCCGAAAGAGTAGAGCCGATAAGATTAAGAGGCGATATAACCCCGCCGTATTCGGCGCAGTAAACTTTCTTTTTTGAAATCCTGTCGTACCAATCGTTGTTTACAATTCCGTGATATGCCGGGACGGAACCTGTTGCAATCGACGCGTGTCCCGGTCCGGTTGCGCTGCGGGCGTATGAAATTTTTGTATTGCCGAAATAACGTCCATTCTTTTTCAAATAGTTGAACCCTTCTTCGGATAAATTTGCCGAGTATTTATCGATTTGGTCGGCTCGCAACTGGTCAACGACTATTTGAACGACAAGTTTAACTTTGACGGGCGCCTCGTCTTTTCCATAGCCGTAAGTTTGCGGCAAAATCAGGAGAAGAATAAGAATGAGAAGGCGTATTATGTTTTTAGTCATTTGATCACCTGAAATTTATAAACGCAATATAAGATATCAATATTAAGATAACATTAATTCGGCGTAATTAATTCTTTAATCCGTAGAAACCGTTATAAAATAGCTAATCCCAGAATCTAACCAATGTGGCGACTCGATAACAAAAAGGTTACAAGGACATACAAAAATCTAAGGCGCGATATACGTTTAATAAAAATTCAAACTGCTAAATAAACGCCGAAGGCGTGACATTATTGTAAAACAGCGTTAACATAAAAGAATAAAATCCCGGAGGGATGATATTATTATATCGTTGATATCATCACAAAAACCCTACGATGTGAAATACAAATTGCCACATTCGTTATGTCACCCGTCCCGGGTTTTATATTCCTACTCTTTATCATCAGTCTATCATAATGCCAACCCTCCGAGTTTGGCGTCTTTTCATATAAAACCGGATCAAAAAAAGATACATTCTTCAAAAGCGGTAACGTATTTACATCAAACTACCATAATCAACAAAAGCTGGGAACGTGAAATAATTATAATACAAAATTCAATTAACAACAAAACGCCGAAGGAGTGGCATTATTGTAAAACTGCATTAGCAAAGAAGAAAAAAATCCCGGAGGGATGACATAATTATAAGCCTCGCCACCAAACAAAAAAGCCCCTGTTGAATTAAGGGGCTCTATTTTATCTTGGCTCCGCGTGCAGTCCGTTAGCTAACGGATCGAACCTGCAACCCTGCGGTTTATGTAATTCCATATAAACTCCCTGCCCTTTTGACTCTTCAATTGCCTCTCCCGTTTTAGAGCTTCCGGACGAGTGGAATATTCTTCTGTATAAATTACTTCCCAGGGCATATATCTTCTCGTGTAAGTTGAAATTCCGTTGTTATGTTCCGATAATCTTCTCTCGAGATTTTCAGTTTGTCCTATGTAGATTTTGTTAAATCGACGGGAATATAATACATACACTGTATACATAAATAAAAAAGCCCCTGTTGAATTAAGGGGCTCTATTTTATCTTGGCTCCGCGTGCAGGACTCGAACCTGCAACCCTGCGGTTAACAGCCGCATGCTCTACCATTGAGCTAACGCGGAATTTTTTTAAGAACAAGTAAAAAAATCGAGTCAAAAAATAGAGTTTATTCTGACTTTTGTCAAGTATAAATATGAAAAAAATATCTGGTATTTTCCATTAATTGACTTTATCTTTCTAAAATATGAGAAGTTTATCTCTAATTTGTGACGTTATTGTCTTTTTTTGACCGCTTATCGAGTCCCGTTCCAGTCAATAAAAATACGGCACGCTTATTGATACAAAGTTTATTCTTTTAAGGAGTAAAAAATGGATCTGGCAGAACTGAAAAAGAAAATCGAAGAAACCTATGCAGACTGGGAAGAAAATTACTACAAAAAAACCGTGGAACGATACCCGGAAAGACAGCCTGAATTCACAACGCCTTCTTTTACAAAAATAAAACCTCTCTACACTCCTGACGACTATTTACCCGAGAATTACATCGAAGAAATCGGATACCCGGGCAAATATCCGTTTACACGGGGCGTACAACCTACAATGTACAGAGGAAGACTCTGGACGATGCGCCAGTACGCCGGTTTCGGCACGGCTCGCGAGTCGAACGAACGATACCGTTACTTACTCTCGCAGGGACAGATGGGATTATCTGTAGCCTTCGACTTGCCGACGCAGATCGGTTACGACAGCGACGATCCGATGGCGCTCGGCGAAGTAGGAAAAGTCGGCGTTGCAATCGACACTCTTGCCGATATGGAAATTCTGTTCGATCAAATTCCGCTCGATAAAGTCTCGACTTCGATGACTATAAATGCACCCGCGTCGGTTTTGCTTGCAATGTATATTGCTGTGGCAGAAAAGCAAGGGGTATCCAAAGACAAACTGAGCGGAACAATCCAAAACGACATTTTGAAAGAATACGTCGCGCGTGGGACTTATATCTTCCCGCCGAAACCTTCGATGCGTCTCATAACAGACATTTTCAAATATTGCTCTGCGGAAATCCCGAAGTGGAACACAATCTCGATATCGGGCTACCATATAAGAGAGGCAGGCTCGACTGCAGCTCAGGAAGTAGGATTCACTCTTGCCGACGGAATTGCATACGTCGAAGCCGCAATCAATTCCGGTTTGAATGTTGACGATTTCGCCGGTCAACTTTCATTCTTTTTCAATTCTCACAACGACCTGCTGGAAGAAGTGGCTAAGTTCAGAGCCGCCAGACGACTCTGGGCTAAAATTATGAAAAACCGTTTTAAAGCGATAAAACCGAAATCGATGATGCTAAGGTTTCACGCTCAAACCGCCGGTTCGGCTTTGACAGCTCAGCAGGTCGACAACAACATCATACGCGTTGCGGTTCAAACGCTAGCGGCAACGCTCGGCGGCGCTCAGAGCCTCCATACGAATTCGCGGGACGAAGCCCTCGCTCTTCCAACCGAAGAATCGGTTAAAATTGCGTTGCGAACTCAGCAGATTATCGCTTACGAAAGCGGCGTTACAAATACAATCGATCCGCTTGCCGGCTCGTACTACGTGGAGTCTCTAACAAATCAAATCGAAAAAGAAGCCGAAGAATATATCAAGAAAATCGATTCTTTGGGCGGAATGGTTTCCGCAATTGAGCTCGGTTACGTCCAAACTGAGATTCAAAAATCCGCTTACAAATACCAGCAGGAAGTTGAAAAAGGGGAACGTATTATTATCGGAGTAAATAAATTTGCCGAGCGGGAAGAACATAAAGGCAAGTTACTGAAAATAGACGAACGCGTTCAGCAAGAACAGATTGATTTTCTGAGAAAAATCAAGTCGGAACGCGACAACGTTCTGGTAGAACAAAAATTAAAAGAATTAAAAACGGCAGCCGAAACCGATTCCAATTTAATGCCTTATATTATCGATGCTGTTAAAGCGTATTCGAGTATAGGGGAAATTTGCAACACGCTCCGATCAGTCTTCGGAGAATACAAAGAACAAGTAATAATCTAACTGGAGGCAAAAATGGAAATTACTCATATCGAACATATCGGCATTGCCGTTAAAAACCTCGAACAGGCTATTAAATACTACGAAGAGGTGCTCGGTCTGAAATGTTATTCGATAGAAGAAATAAGAACGCAAAAAACTCGCACGGCCTTTTTTATGGTAGGACAAACGAAAATCGAACTGCTCGAATCGACGGAGCCGTACGGTCCTATCGGCAGATTTATCGAAGCCAAAGGCGAAGGCATCCATCATATTGCATTTGCCGTTAAAAATTTGCCTGAAGCTTTGAAAGAAGCCTCCGAAAAAGGAATAACTCTGATTGACGAAGAACCGAAACTTGGAGCCGAAGGATTGAAGATTGCCTTCCTTCATCCAAAATCCACACGGGGCGTTTTGACCGAATTGTGCGAACATCCCGAAAATGAAAATAAATAAATTGGTTTAATAGAATGCCGATAAGCGAAAAAATAAAAGAATTGATGGAAAAGCGGGAAGAAGCCCGGCTCGGCGGCGGCAAATCCCGTATCG comes from Melioribacter roseus P3M-2 and encodes:
- a CDS encoding alkaline phosphatase family protein, whose amino-acid sequence is MTKNIIRLLILILLLILPQTYGYGKDEAPVKVKLVVQIVVDQLRADQIDKYSANLSEEGFNYLKKNGRYFGNTKISYARSATGPGHASIATGSVPAYHGIVNNDWYDRISKKKVYCAEYGGVISPLNLIGSTLSDEIYISQAGNAKIFGVSQKDRGAVFLAGHFGKAFWMDDDSIKFITSAYYYDKAPDFLNKFNDEIKFDNFSGYSWKPLYDPEKYVNYADKRQTEKFGLARFEKQSEPSAILNSPLGDSLTFELAKFIIMENRLGKGGHTDYISISFSSTDKIGHYFGNSSIEFEDQIYRLDKLIAGLIDFLDKYAGMNNVLITLTADHGAKDSFVPSNGNKNSTPERRRSGNLKSLCNDYVKDKLNVDFDAVEEIIMPNIYLNEDAIKNNGLKVEDVEILLKEYLRNKNGIYDVYTSSEIERNNLLLNMISSRVINSYCHKRSGNLYIVFEPEIPGGGNFYNRSEHGTPWNYDISIPLFFCGPGIVSGGYDGEVYIEDIAVTLANYLGLKLPSAASGKVIKFAR
- a CDS encoding GIY-YIG nuclease family protein, with product MYTVYVLYSRRFNKIYIGQTENLERRLSEHNNGISTYTRRYMPWEVIYTEEYSTRPEALKRERQLKSQKGREFIWNYINRRVAGSIR
- a CDS encoding acyl-CoA mutase large subunit family protein — protein: MDLAELKKKIEETYADWEENYYKKTVERYPERQPEFTTPSFTKIKPLYTPDDYLPENYIEEIGYPGKYPFTRGVQPTMYRGRLWTMRQYAGFGTARESNERYRYLLSQGQMGLSVAFDLPTQIGYDSDDPMALGEVGKVGVAIDTLADMEILFDQIPLDKVSTSMTINAPASVLLAMYIAVAEKQGVSKDKLSGTIQNDILKEYVARGTYIFPPKPSMRLITDIFKYCSAEIPKWNTISISGYHIREAGSTAAQEVGFTLADGIAYVEAAINSGLNVDDFAGQLSFFFNSHNDLLEEVAKFRAARRLWAKIMKNRFKAIKPKSMMLRFHAQTAGSALTAQQVDNNIIRVAVQTLAATLGGAQSLHTNSRDEALALPTEESVKIALRTQQIIAYESGVTNTIDPLAGSYYVESLTNQIEKEAEEYIKKIDSLGGMVSAIELGYVQTEIQKSAYKYQQEVEKGERIIIGVNKFAEREEHKGKLLKIDERVQQEQIDFLRKIKSERDNVLVEQKLKELKTAAETDSNLMPYIIDAVKAYSSIGEICNTLRSVFGEYKEQVII
- the mce gene encoding methylmalonyl-CoA epimerase, with amino-acid sequence MEITHIEHIGIAVKNLEQAIKYYEEVLGLKCYSIEEIRTQKTRTAFFMVGQTKIELLESTEPYGPIGRFIEAKGEGIHHIAFAVKNLPEALKEASEKGITLIDEEPKLGAEGLKIAFLHPKSTRGVLTELCEHPENENK